Part of the Salinigranum rubrum genome is shown below.
CGCCGACGACTTCTTCCTCGCCATCTTCACCACGGCGAAGGAGGAGGGCGAACTCCTCGCGCGGGTCGAACTGCCCGTCCTCGGCGAGGAGAGCGTCGGCGTCTACGTGAAGAAACCCAGCCCCTCGTCGGGGTACGCCGTCGTCGGCGTCGCCGCGGTGCTCGGGTTCGAAGACGGCGTCGTCACCAACGCGCGCGTCGCGGCCAACGGCGCGTTCGACCACGCGACCCGCCTGCCAGGGACCGAGGACGCACTCGTCGACGAGTCGCTGGACGACGGGGTCATCGAGACGGCCGCCGCCGCGGCCATGGACGGCCTCGACGAGTCGGCGCTCATGGCCGACCACCACGTCTCGGCCGACTACCGGGCGGAGTTGCTCCGGGCGTACACCGCCCGGGCGCTCACACAGGCGGCCGAACGCGCCGACACGCCGGTCGCGGCCGACTGATTCGGGTCGGTTCTGTTCGGTTCGGCCGCGGGCGGCGCGTCGTGTGAACCGTTATCGCGGTTGCGTGTGATGGGGGCACATGGCACACCACATCGACATCAACTGCGACATGGGCGAGAGCTTCGGGACCTACGTGAAAGGCAGAGACGAGGAGGTGATGCCGTACATCACGACGGCCAACATCGCGGCGGGCTTTCACGCGGGCGACCCCCACGTCATGCGCGAGACGGTCGCGCTCGCGGACGAACACGGGGTGAACGTCGGCGTCCACCCCGGCCTGCCGGACATGATGGGGTTCGGACGGCGGACGATGGACGCGACGCCCGAGGAAGTGAGAGATTACGTCGTCTACCAGTTGGGCGCGCTCCGAGCGGTCGCCGACGCGCTCGGCGTCACGTTCGGCCACGTCAA
Proteins encoded:
- a CDS encoding FAD binding domain-containing protein, translating into MFPAEFDYFRATTVDEALALLDANPEAELLAGGHSLLPTMKLGLASPPAVVDISGIDALSGVEVDGEVARVGALTRYVTLADDAALERASPAVTAAAAAIGDVQVRNRGTIGGNLAHADPASDLPAAVLASDATLVLVGPDGERTVPADDFFLAIFTTAKEEGELLARVELPVLGEESVGVYVKKPSPSSGYAVVGVAAVLGFEDGVVTNARVAANGAFDHATRLPGTEDALVDESLDDGVIETAAAAAMDGLDESALMADHHVSADYRAELLRAYTARALTQAAERADTPVAAD